From the genome of Streptomyces sp. NBC_01317, one region includes:
- a CDS encoding formylglycine-generating enzyme family protein, translated as MGPSTEHETTTAVPPGRVILSDRRTQRSWPVEVAPYRLGVFAVTQASYAEVTGLAPSTARGGRLPVEGVSWWDAVRYCNARSEREGLTPAYDLPALPALPDDAATAATAATVAWDTSADGYRLPTEAEWEHACRAGTTDARYGQLDDIAWHRGNSLDRVHEVGGKLPNAWGLYDMVGNVWEWCWDLYDAEVYASYRVLRGGGWFDEHWSCRASVRRRSHPTFRIDDVGFRVARSVVG; from the coding sequence ATGGGCCCGAGTACGGAACACGAGACGACCACAGCCGTCCCACCGGGGCGGGTGATCCTGTCCGACCGGCGGACGCAGCGCAGTTGGCCGGTCGAGGTGGCGCCGTACCGGCTCGGGGTCTTCGCCGTCACCCAGGCGTCGTACGCCGAGGTCACCGGCCTCGCTCCGAGCACCGCGCGGGGCGGCCGGCTGCCGGTCGAGGGGGTGTCGTGGTGGGACGCGGTCCGCTACTGCAACGCGCGGTCGGAGCGGGAGGGGTTGACGCCCGCGTACGACCTCCCGGCGCTCCCGGCCCTCCCGGACGACGCCGCGACCGCCGCGACCGCCGCGACCGTCGCGTGGGACACGTCCGCCGACGGGTACCGGCTGCCGACCGAGGCCGAGTGGGAACACGCGTGCCGGGCGGGCACCACCGACGCGCGGTACGGGCAGCTCGACGACATCGCGTGGCACCGGGGCAACTCGCTCGACCGGGTGCACGAGGTGGGCGGCAAGCTGCCCAACGCGTGGGGCCTGTACGACATGGTGGGCAACGTGTGGGAGTGGTGCTGGGACCTCTACGACGCGGAGGTCTACGCCTCGTACCGGGTGCTGCGGGGCGGCGGCTGGTTCGACGAGCACTGGAGCTGCCGCGCCTCGGTGCGCCGCCGCAGCCACCCGACGTTCCGGATCGACGACGTGGGATTCCGGGTGGCGCGGTCCGTGGTGGGCTGA
- a CDS encoding L-rhamnose mutarotase encodes MPQPTTRRFASVIRLRPEKEAEYRALHAAAWPGVLAALKRAHIANYSIFLRGGVLFSYLEYTGDDYEADMASIAADPVTREWWERTDPCQRPLEDAAEGEWWAPAEEVFHLG; translated from the coding sequence GTGCCCCAGCCCACCACTCGGCGATTCGCCTCGGTCATCCGCCTGCGCCCGGAGAAGGAGGCCGAGTACCGCGCGCTCCACGCGGCGGCCTGGCCCGGCGTCCTGGCGGCGTTGAAGCGCGCGCACATCGCCAACTACTCGATCTTCCTGCGCGGCGGGGTGCTTTTCAGCTACCTGGAGTACACGGGGGACGACTACGAGGCCGACATGGCCTCGATCGCGGCGGATCCGGTCACGCGGGAGTGGTGGGAGCGCACCGATCCCTGCCAGCGGCCCCTGGAGGACGCGGCGGAGGGTGAGTGGTGGGCGCCGGCGGAGGAGGTCTTCCACCTCGGCTGA
- a CDS encoding FadR/GntR family transcriptional regulator, producing the protein MVSGPAGPASGGTDDASDRYRPGYELVAEQLLNYIAEQNLLPGDRLPTEKGLAEILGATRNVTREAVKVLAAIGRLSVRRGAGIFVASSPGALGDDRLAHFQPTSMEHVLMLLDYRRLIESETARRAATLATPIEVRAIREAASTSLEAGTVDDVETFARADALFHDSVGIAAHNVFLRSSVANIRSFAAQSDVLLFHGDVPGSLRIAGAQHLAIAEAIGSGDAESAVRLMAEHISTTQTQFERKIRDRLFNQPDHTTGPAVTPPAPGERQQTSAS; encoded by the coding sequence GTGGTGTCAGGCCCTGCCGGTCCCGCGTCCGGCGGTACGGACGACGCGTCCGACCGCTACCGCCCGGGGTACGAACTCGTCGCGGAACAGCTGCTCAACTACATCGCCGAGCAGAACCTGCTTCCCGGCGACCGGCTGCCGACCGAGAAAGGACTGGCGGAGATCCTCGGGGCCACCCGCAACGTGACCCGCGAGGCCGTCAAGGTCCTCGCGGCGATCGGCCGGCTGAGCGTCCGCAGGGGAGCCGGCATCTTCGTGGCGTCCTCACCGGGCGCGCTGGGCGACGACCGGCTCGCCCACTTCCAGCCGACGAGCATGGAACACGTCCTCATGCTCCTCGACTACCGCCGGCTCATCGAGTCCGAGACGGCGAGACGCGCGGCGACCCTGGCCACCCCGATCGAGGTCCGGGCGATCCGCGAGGCGGCGAGCACGTCCCTGGAGGCGGGGACGGTGGACGACGTCGAGACGTTCGCCCGCGCGGACGCGTTGTTCCACGACTCGGTCGGCATCGCGGCGCACAACGTCTTCCTGCGCTCCAGCGTGGCCAACATCCGCAGCTTCGCCGCGCAGTCGGACGTCCTGCTCTTCCACGGCGACGTGCCGGGCTCCCTCCGGATCGCGGGAGCGCAGCACCTCGCCATCGCCGAGGCCATCGGATCGGGCGACGCGGAATCCGCGGTCCGGCTCATGGCCGAGCACATCTCCACCACCCAGACCCAGTTCGAACGCAAGATCCGCGACCGGCTCTTCAACCAGCCGGACCACACCACCGGCCCGGCGGTCACCCCGCCGGCGCCGGGGGAGCGACAACAGACTTCGGCCTCGTAG
- a CDS encoding discoidin domain-containing protein codes for MTGLALVVTVAMPVGLASAGTAKSSPAPLKIYVSPGKGRDAGSGTASHPYKTLTHARDQVRALNDRMKRDIEVELLDGTYQLTDTFTLTSADSGTNGHTITYEAAPGAHPVISGGTSVTGWSVADAAKNVYKAHVGNIDTRQLYVNGELATRARGAKDPGGFTKTATGYKITDTSLAGWKNQSDIEVASRWGWKLMRCPVDSIVGTTVTMRQPCWKNANLQQGQEITNPTWLENARELLDTPGEWYLDKSAGDVFYIPKAGQNLATAKVTVPRVQDLVDLNGTLSKPVTDVTFKGITFSYSTWLAPSSDDGLIEGQAGFRMVGKDNPDFDSTRLHWQKTPGAVNVSYGHDVSFLDNTFTHLGAVGLNLNTGTQGTTITGNVFRQIAGTGIQIGGTDVIDHHPSDPRSITKNTTVSNNVVTNVADQYTGSLGIMASYTDHTVITHNKVYDLPYSGISLGWGWGLTDKGGDTNYPGNSGVPIYDTPTPAKNNVISDNEISDIMKLQADGGAIYTLSSNPGSVVSGNYIKGIPGPAYGAVYHDEGSQYFRTTQNAFCDVSYQWLFMNHGLDITADRNFTTQPTYSTQANTIGSSIADNTKVDSCAQLPASIIENAGLQPEYRHLDPDPATTDRTAPTAPGTPTAKAGFPTVTDLSWAASQDKTGVTGYAVYLDGKVVSASTKPTARVSGLTAGKKYTFTVTARDAAGNESRASRPVVVTMPAGVNIAKGKPVTASSYSEANTPGLAVDGDLSTRWAQGLFLPDPSWIQVDLGAQYDVTGAITTFEKANGYKYRVEVSPDEVHWVTLEDHTGSATTEATNYSSAARPTAGRYLRLTVTGSNGNGGSLYELQAYGSVQPPNTDTQAPAAPAAPKVSPLVPGTADLTWTAPADNVGVVTYEVFQDGKRIAVTDRTSLRLTGLTSGQKYSFTVVAVDGALNASAPSPAADATLPAYVNLALDKPVTVSSYSEPNTPGLAVDGDLSTRWAQGLGLPDPSWIQVDLGRTASVSGVVTTFELQNGYKYRVEYSTDGTTWSTLEDHTATATSGRTNISLPDAPVSARYLRLTVTGSNWNGGSLYELQAYGDF; via the coding sequence ATGACCGGCCTCGCGCTGGTCGTCACCGTGGCGATGCCCGTCGGCCTGGCCTCGGCCGGCACGGCGAAGTCCTCGCCGGCACCGCTCAAGATCTACGTCTCGCCGGGCAAGGGCCGCGACGCCGGCTCCGGCACGGCCTCGCACCCGTACAAGACCCTGACACACGCCAGGGACCAGGTGCGCGCGCTCAACGACCGGATGAAGCGCGACATCGAGGTCGAGCTGCTGGACGGTACGTACCAGCTCACCGACACCTTCACCCTGACGAGCGCGGACTCCGGGACCAACGGCCACACCATCACGTACGAGGCCGCGCCCGGCGCCCACCCCGTGATCAGCGGCGGCACGTCCGTGACCGGCTGGAGCGTCGCCGACGCCGCGAAGAACGTCTACAAGGCGCATGTCGGGAACATCGACACCCGCCAGTTGTACGTCAACGGCGAGCTGGCCACCCGCGCCCGCGGCGCCAAGGACCCCGGCGGCTTCACCAAGACCGCGACCGGCTACAAGATCACCGACACGAGCCTCGCCGGCTGGAAGAACCAGTCGGACATCGAGGTCGCCAGCCGCTGGGGCTGGAAGCTCATGCGCTGCCCGGTCGACTCGATCGTCGGCACCACGGTGACGATGCGGCAGCCGTGCTGGAAGAACGCCAACCTCCAGCAGGGCCAGGAGATCACCAACCCGACCTGGCTGGAGAACGCCAGGGAGCTGCTGGACACCCCGGGGGAGTGGTACCTCGACAAGAGCGCGGGCGATGTCTTCTACATACCCAAGGCCGGCCAGAACCTCGCGACCGCGAAGGTGACCGTGCCGCGCGTCCAGGACCTGGTGGACCTGAACGGCACGCTCTCCAAGCCGGTCACGGACGTCACGTTCAAGGGCATCACGTTCTCCTACTCGACCTGGCTCGCGCCCAGTTCGGACGACGGGCTGATCGAGGGCCAGGCGGGCTTCCGCATGGTCGGCAAGGACAACCCGGACTTCGACTCCACCCGGCTGCACTGGCAGAAGACGCCCGGCGCGGTCAACGTGAGCTACGGCCACGACGTGTCCTTCCTGGACAACACCTTCACGCACCTCGGCGCGGTCGGGCTGAACCTCAACACCGGCACGCAGGGAACCACGATCACCGGCAACGTCTTCCGGCAGATCGCCGGGACGGGCATCCAGATCGGTGGCACCGACGTCATCGACCACCACCCGAGCGACCCCCGGTCGATCACCAAGAACACCACCGTCAGCAACAACGTGGTCACCAACGTGGCCGACCAGTACACCGGTTCGCTGGGCATCATGGCGAGCTACACGGACCACACCGTCATCACGCACAACAAGGTCTACGACCTCCCCTACAGCGGGATCTCCCTCGGCTGGGGCTGGGGCCTCACCGACAAGGGCGGCGACACCAACTACCCCGGCAACTCGGGCGTCCCCATCTACGACACACCGACGCCCGCCAAGAACAACGTCATCAGTGACAACGAGATCAGCGACATCATGAAGCTCCAGGCCGACGGGGGTGCCATCTACACACTGAGCTCGAACCCCGGCAGCGTCGTCTCGGGCAACTACATCAAGGGCATCCCCGGCCCCGCCTACGGGGCGGTCTACCACGACGAGGGCAGCCAGTACTTCCGCACGACGCAGAACGCGTTCTGCGATGTCTCGTACCAGTGGCTGTTCATGAACCACGGCCTGGACATCACCGCCGACCGCAACTTCACCACCCAGCCCACCTACTCGACCCAGGCGAACACCATCGGCTCCTCCATAGCCGACAACACCAAGGTCGACAGCTGCGCCCAGCTGCCCGCCTCGATCATCGAGAACGCCGGGCTCCAGCCGGAGTACCGCCACCTGGACCCCGACCCCGCCACCACGGACCGTACGGCGCCCACCGCGCCCGGCACCCCGACCGCGAAGGCCGGCTTCCCGACCGTCACCGACCTCAGCTGGGCCGCGTCGCAGGACAAGACCGGTGTCACCGGGTACGCGGTGTACCTGGACGGCAAGGTCGTCAGCGCCTCCACCAAGCCCACCGCCCGCGTCAGCGGCCTCACCGCGGGCAAGAAGTACACCTTCACGGTGACCGCCCGCGACGCCGCAGGCAACGAGTCCAGGGCGAGCAGGCCCGTCGTGGTGACCATGCCGGCCGGCGTCAACATCGCCAAGGGCAAGCCGGTCACGGCGTCCTCGTACTCCGAGGCCAACACCCCCGGGCTCGCGGTCGACGGTGACCTCTCCACCCGCTGGGCCCAGGGCCTCTTCCTCCCGGACCCCTCCTGGATCCAGGTCGACCTGGGTGCCCAGTACGACGTGACCGGTGCGATCACCACCTTCGAGAAGGCCAACGGCTACAAGTACCGCGTCGAGGTCTCCCCGGACGAGGTCCACTGGGTCACCCTGGAGGACCACACCGGCTCGGCCACCACCGAGGCGACGAACTACTCGTCCGCAGCCAGGCCGACCGCCGGACGGTACCTGCGCCTGACGGTCACCGGCTCCAACGGCAACGGCGGCAGCCTCTACGAGCTCCAGGCGTACGGCTCCGTACAGCCGCCGAACACCGACACCCAGGCCCCGGCCGCACCCGCCGCGCCGAAGGTCTCCCCGCTGGTGCCCGGCACGGCCGACCTCACCTGGACGGCCCCGGCCGACAACGTCGGTGTGGTCACCTACGAGGTCTTCCAGGACGGCAAGCGGATCGCCGTCACCGACCGGACGAGCCTGCGGCTCACCGGTCTGACCTCCGGCCAGAAGTACAGCTTCACCGTGGTCGCCGTGGACGGCGCGCTCAACGCCTCCGCACCGAGCCCGGCCGCCGACGCGACCCTGCCGGCCTACGTCAACCTGGCCCTCGACAAGCCGGTCACGGTGTCCTCGTACTCCGAGCCCAACACCCCCGGGCTCGCCGTGGACGGTGACCTCTCCACCCGCTGGGCCCAGGGCCTCGGCCTCCCGGACCCGTCCTGGATCCAGGTCGACCTGGGCAGGACGGCGTCGGTCTCGGGTGTGGTCACCACGTTCGAGCTCCAGAACGGCTACAAGTACCGCGTCGAGTACTCCACCGACGGCACCACCTGGTCGACGCTGGAGGACCACACCGCGACGGCCACCTCGGGACGGACGAACATCTCCCTCCCCGACGCGCCGGTCTCCGCCCGCTACCTCCGGCTCACGGTCACCGGGTCCAACTGGAACGGCGGCAGCCTGTACGAGCTCCAGGCGTACGGCGACTTCTGA
- a CDS encoding enolase C-terminal domain-like protein, with protein sequence MKITHVEAHPIRVPAADPPFSWRQGLAGSPAVGDGAVLRIGTDEGAEGVAVFARPGAAVLLADLVDRVFRDELVGQDPFRREWLWHRVWELDRIHELPLPAFGLIDIALWDLAGRVSDQPVWQLLGGFRDAIPAYASTSTFATTEEFLDVADQCLELGYQGIKLHAWGDARKDAALCLALREHVGSDVPLMYDGSAGFDLPDAVRLGRALSEADYLWYEEPMREFSVGAYRRLGQAVSVPLLVAETSDGAHMNSADFIASGAATFGVRTGTTLRGGITGAMRTAHLADAHLLRAEVHGSDIPNHHLCMAISNTTYYESLVTRTTVTRERHVDEHGLVHAPTGPGIALPLDFEYGSALHPFVEKHS encoded by the coding sequence ATGAAGATCACGCATGTGGAAGCCCATCCGATCCGGGTCCCGGCCGCGGACCCGCCGTTCAGCTGGCGGCAGGGCCTGGCCGGCAGCCCCGCAGTGGGCGACGGCGCGGTCCTGCGGATCGGCACCGACGAGGGCGCCGAGGGAGTGGCGGTGTTCGCGAGACCCGGCGCGGCCGTCCTCCTCGCCGACCTCGTGGACCGGGTGTTCCGGGACGAACTCGTCGGGCAGGACCCGTTCCGGCGGGAGTGGCTCTGGCATCGCGTCTGGGAACTGGACCGCATCCACGAGCTGCCGCTGCCCGCGTTCGGCCTGATCGACATCGCCCTGTGGGACCTCGCGGGACGCGTGAGCGACCAGCCCGTCTGGCAGCTCCTCGGCGGGTTCCGCGACGCGATACCCGCGTACGCCTCCACCAGCACCTTCGCGACCACCGAGGAGTTCCTCGACGTCGCGGACCAGTGCCTGGAGCTGGGCTACCAGGGCATCAAGCTGCACGCCTGGGGCGACGCCCGCAAGGACGCCGCGCTCTGCCTGGCGCTGCGCGAACACGTCGGGAGCGACGTCCCGCTGATGTACGACGGGTCAGCCGGGTTCGACCTGCCGGACGCCGTCCGGCTGGGCCGCGCCCTCTCCGAGGCCGACTACCTCTGGTACGAGGAGCCGATGCGCGAATTCAGCGTCGGCGCCTACCGGCGGCTCGGCCAGGCCGTCTCCGTCCCGCTCCTCGTCGCCGAGACCTCGGACGGCGCCCACATGAACTCCGCCGACTTCATCGCCTCGGGGGCGGCGACCTTCGGCGTACGCACAGGAACCACCCTGCGCGGTGGCATCACCGGAGCGATGCGTACGGCCCACCTCGCCGACGCGCACCTGCTCCGCGCCGAGGTGCACGGTTCGGACATCCCGAACCACCACCTCTGCATGGCGATCTCCAACACCACCTACTACGAGTCCCTCGTCACCCGGACGACGGTGACCCGCGAACGCCACGTGGACGAGCACGGACTCGTCCACGCACCCACCGGTCCGGGGATCGCGCTGCCGCTCGACTTCGAGTACGGCAGCGCCCTCCACCCCTTTGTCGAGAAGCACTCGTGA
- a CDS encoding ABC transporter substrate-binding protein: MTSSRGSGAGIRRTITRKAVAALALSAVTLLAGCADATQSSSSDTTKAFKPVKQDDASKITVWTDSTRLPQVEAYQKQHPDAKLNVVTYDGGADGSTYLQTKVQLFDRTGKGWPDVVFGSPTDVTWAAEPTKPGAIPFAAPLDQDLVPQKTLDNFAKGSLAPCQVDGHTYCMRNDIAQVVLWYNKKLMDQFGYEVPTTWEQYQAIGEKLAKDHPGYLVGSVGDTNSQESYFWSSQCPAFNLTAPNTLRVALGDEKCTRMSKLLDTLIAKKTISTQGFFSQGFAKDSGGKVLMAYGPSWYGQYLFNAAFKTPAGQISAAAPLTWPGETTASTGNVGGGLWMVSSHSANLKASADLVSWLTTSDENQAKAPTYPAYAPAADAWLANPDNKKYFAGDISDVFRTAAGQVWTGWSNTKFSDSTAWSSVVLPALTSGKTLSETLPAWQTAIANEAKAVGYKVTTK, from the coding sequence ATGACGTCTTCAAGAGGTTCGGGAGCCGGCATCCGCCGCACCATCACCCGGAAGGCGGTCGCGGCCCTGGCCCTGTCGGCCGTCACCCTGCTGGCCGGCTGTGCCGACGCCACGCAGTCCTCGTCGTCGGACACCACCAAGGCCTTCAAGCCGGTCAAGCAGGACGACGCGTCGAAGATCACCGTCTGGACCGACTCGACCCGGCTGCCGCAGGTGGAGGCGTACCAGAAGCAGCACCCGGACGCGAAGCTCAACGTCGTCACGTACGACGGAGGCGCCGACGGATCGACGTACCTCCAGACGAAGGTGCAGCTCTTCGACCGGACCGGCAAGGGCTGGCCCGACGTCGTGTTCGGCTCGCCCACCGACGTGACCTGGGCCGCGGAGCCGACCAAGCCCGGCGCCATCCCCTTCGCCGCGCCGCTGGACCAGGACCTGGTCCCGCAGAAGACCCTGGACAACTTCGCCAAGGGCTCGCTCGCGCCGTGCCAGGTCGACGGCCACACCTACTGCATGCGCAACGACATAGCCCAGGTCGTGCTCTGGTACAACAAGAAGCTGATGGACCAGTTCGGCTACGAGGTGCCCACCACCTGGGAGCAGTACCAGGCCATCGGCGAGAAGCTCGCCAAGGACCACCCCGGCTACCTCGTCGGGTCGGTGGGTGACACCAACTCCCAGGAGTCGTACTTCTGGTCCAGCCAGTGCCCCGCCTTCAACCTGACGGCGCCGAACACCCTGCGGGTCGCCCTCGGGGACGAGAAGTGCACCCGGATGTCCAAGCTGCTGGACACCCTCATCGCCAAGAAGACCATCAGCACCCAGGGCTTCTTCAGCCAGGGCTTCGCCAAGGACAGCGGTGGCAAGGTCCTGATGGCGTACGGCCCGTCCTGGTACGGCCAGTACCTGTTCAACGCCGCCTTCAAGACGCCGGCCGGACAGATCTCCGCCGCGGCCCCGCTGACCTGGCCCGGTGAGACCACCGCCTCGACGGGCAACGTCGGCGGCGGGCTGTGGATGGTCTCCTCCCACAGCGCCAACCTCAAGGCCTCCGCCGACCTGGTCAGCTGGCTGACCACGTCCGACGAGAACCAGGCCAAGGCGCCGACCTACCCGGCGTACGCCCCCGCGGCCGACGCCTGGCTCGCCAACCCCGACAACAAGAAGTACTTCGCCGGTGACATCAGCGACGTCTTCCGCACGGCCGCCGGCCAGGTCTGGACGGGCTGGTCCAACACCAAGTTCAGTGACTCGACCGCCTGGTCGAGCGTGGTCCTGCCCGCGCTGACCTCGGGCAAGACCCTGTCGGAGACCCTGCCCGCCTGGCAGACGGCCATCGCGAACGAGGCCAAGGCCGTCGGATACAAGGTGACCACGAAATGA
- a CDS encoding carbohydrate ABC transporter permease: protein MTVLDTQHVTNPPRRRAASRRRGGVAGYLFVAGYAILLLAFGVFPTVYSFYLSLTNDKGQFTGINQFTKVMGDYRFVPAFTNILFYLVMWLVILVVLTVLVAVVLRGRMKPGLSAVFRFLYYIPGALAGVASVLVWLFMLDPAVSPVSWLLDAMGKDSFAAVLSPGDLPVIFVLIAFWTGAGGWIVVMYGALNNIPDEVIEAARMDGAGPWKTAWHIQIPMIRQWIAYMTILAFAAGTQLFVEPQLLQTASLGRVSPTWSPNQLAYVFAFQQGDFNGAAAISVFLLALGVIVAGLLVWRSDMFTLDEK from the coding sequence ATGACCGTGCTGGACACTCAGCACGTCACGAACCCTCCCCGCCGCCGCGCCGCGTCGCGGCGGCGGGGAGGGGTGGCCGGCTACCTGTTCGTCGCCGGCTACGCGATCCTGCTGCTCGCTTTCGGGGTCTTCCCCACCGTCTACTCGTTCTACCTGTCCCTGACGAACGACAAGGGCCAGTTCACCGGCATCAACCAGTTCACCAAGGTGATGGGGGACTACCGGTTCGTCCCCGCCTTCACCAACATCCTGTTCTACCTGGTGATGTGGCTGGTCATCCTGGTCGTCCTGACGGTCCTGGTGGCCGTCGTCCTGCGCGGCCGGATGAAGCCGGGACTGTCCGCAGTCTTCCGCTTCCTCTACTACATCCCGGGAGCACTGGCCGGGGTCGCCAGTGTGCTCGTCTGGCTGTTCATGCTGGACCCGGCGGTCAGCCCCGTCTCCTGGCTGCTGGACGCCATGGGCAAGGACAGCTTCGCCGCCGTCCTCAGCCCCGGCGACCTTCCGGTGATCTTTGTCCTGATCGCCTTCTGGACCGGCGCCGGCGGCTGGATCGTCGTGATGTACGGAGCGCTGAACAACATCCCCGACGAGGTCATCGAAGCCGCCAGGATGGACGGCGCCGGCCCGTGGAAAACGGCCTGGCACATCCAGATCCCCATGATCAGGCAGTGGATCGCCTACATGACGATCCTGGCCTTCGCGGCCGGCACCCAGCTCTTCGTCGAGCCGCAACTGCTCCAGACGGCCAGCCTCGGCCGGGTCAGCCCCACCTGGTCACCCAACCAGCTCGCGTACGTCTTCGCCTTCCAGCAGGGCGACTTCAACGGCGCCGCGGCGATCTCCGTCTTCCTGCTGGCCCTGGGTGTCATCGTCGCCGGGCTGCTCGTGTGGCGCTCGGACATGTTCACGTTGGATGAGAAATGA